In a single window of the Terriglobus roseus genome:
- a CDS encoding lipid II flippase MurJ, translating into MTDTTPSRGRIAALLRPGGSSSAYSASLLLMISALLSGVLGLVRSSLIAYFFGAGGSVDAYNAAFELPETINYLLIGGVASTTFIKLLTQYEAEGRQEEGDRALSNILNVMLTVLAVAALLGMAIAPLYVKYKFHNFYSEETARQCVWMTRCLLFNPLLLLSGGVFGSRLMAKKIFFYQALQPLVYNGGIILGLVLLHARFGIYSLAIGAVTGAVLGMFALNLVGARSIGMRWSPEYDWKHPALREWIRLSLPLMLGQSLVTLDPQIRSYFASEVKGAVALMSYSRQLFNSPMTVIGPAAGAASLPFFASLWAKADVAAFSAAVNRSVSRLLSVSLLLTALLIALAYPIVDVALRRGRFHASDASAAAQLFVLFCLSLIFWTSQNLYARAFYGAGNTLTPMISGTVVTVLSLPVYWLLFHTNGVRGLVIASDLGIGAHMISLAVLLHRKRMVSLTELQWLELGKALLASLASGSAAALVLHVLPLGTSHAANFIRLVLGSAVWLGVALGLLVAMKSSLPAAVLRRRSANVQLPIRVNATDAPDRN; encoded by the coding sequence TTGACTGACACCACACCATCCAGAGGCAGGATCGCAGCGCTGTTGCGCCCAGGCGGTTCGTCGTCCGCTTACTCCGCATCGTTGCTGCTCATGATTTCCGCGCTGCTCAGTGGCGTACTCGGGCTGGTGCGCAGCAGCCTTATCGCGTACTTCTTCGGCGCGGGCGGCTCCGTCGACGCTTATAACGCTGCCTTCGAACTGCCGGAGACGATCAACTACCTGCTGATTGGCGGCGTCGCGTCGACAACCTTTATCAAGCTGCTGACGCAGTATGAGGCCGAGGGTCGGCAGGAAGAGGGCGACCGGGCACTCTCAAACATCCTGAACGTGATGTTGACGGTTCTGGCCGTGGCCGCGCTGCTGGGGATGGCGATTGCGCCGCTCTATGTGAAGTACAAGTTCCACAACTTCTACTCGGAAGAGACGGCGCGGCAGTGCGTCTGGATGACTCGTTGCCTCCTTTTCAATCCGCTGCTGTTGCTGTCAGGTGGTGTCTTTGGCTCGCGGCTGATGGCGAAGAAGATCTTCTTCTACCAGGCACTGCAACCGCTGGTCTACAACGGTGGCATCATCCTGGGGCTCGTGCTGCTGCATGCTCGCTTTGGTATCTATTCGCTGGCGATCGGCGCCGTGACCGGCGCAGTCCTTGGCATGTTTGCCCTGAACCTGGTGGGGGCGCGGTCCATCGGAATGCGGTGGTCGCCGGAGTATGACTGGAAACACCCGGCCCTGCGGGAGTGGATCCGGCTAAGTCTGCCCCTGATGCTTGGGCAGTCGCTGGTCACCCTGGATCCCCAGATCCGCAGCTATTTCGCGAGTGAGGTGAAGGGCGCGGTTGCCTTGATGAGCTACTCGCGCCAGTTGTTCAACTCGCCCATGACGGTGATCGGCCCGGCTGCGGGCGCGGCGTCACTGCCGTTTTTTGCGTCACTCTGGGCGAAGGCGGATGTTGCAGCCTTCAGTGCGGCGGTGAATCGCTCGGTCTCTCGCCTCCTGTCGGTCAGCCTGTTGCTCACGGCATTGTTGATCGCCCTGGCCTATCCGATCGTCGATGTGGCGCTGCGCCGTGGACGTTTCCACGCCAGTGACGCTTCCGCCGCAGCACAGTTGTTCGTGCTGTTCTGCCTGTCGCTGATCTTCTGGACCTCGCAGAACCTCTACGCGCGAGCCTTTTACGGCGCGGGCAATACATTGACTCCCATGATCTCCGGCACGGTCGTTACGGTGCTTTCCCTACCGGTGTACTGGCTCCTGTTCCACACGAACGGTGTGCGTGGACTGGTCATCGCATCCGACCTCGGCATTGGGGCGCACATGATCTCGCTGGCCGTCCTGTTGCATCGCAAGCGCATGGTCAGCCTTACGGAACTGCAGTGGCTCGAGCTGGGCAAGGCGCTGCTGGCATCGCTCGCAAGCGGATCTGCCGCGGCGCTTGTGCTGCACGTGCTCCCGCTTGGCACAAGCCACGCAGCCAATTTCATCCGACTGGTGCTCGGTTCCGCTGTCTGGCTGGGTGTGGCCCTCGGTCTGTTGGTGGCCATGAAGTCCTCGCTGCCCGCAGCGGTGTTGAGGCGCCGGTCTGCGAATGTGCAACTGCCTATCCGCGTCAACGCAACGGACGCACCGGATCGGAACTAG
- the der gene encoding ribosome biogenesis GTPase Der: protein MAQEKKRLGKKHRLAQTRPHKGATPKGAKASATSVGGASPKGRKTVSAKKSAAFTKSKVRTQSPTRIKGKAVTGAQMAGAAQPAEKAPSNRPVRGSRGMGGDEGVRSRVNIASLSDPETENAFAAMLPLIEDVQRSSDSIVAPLFAICGRPNVGKSTIFNRLTGTRRSIVGDEPGITRDRIYGEVEFDGRLLRIVDTGGVVPDDEALIPSEIFRQARIALEEAEAIVQVVDGRAELTQPDIELARILLKSGKPIFLAVNKMDTEKISTDAENFRQLGFKQVFPVSGEHGLGMGDLLEALSAALPMDEVEEVEDLGDIYVEEVEETDETKRERKLRSHGEHISKETRVAIIGRPNVGKSTLLNALTGTGRAIVSPIAGTTRDAVDEVVMRNDHSFRFVDTAGIRRKGKTTLMAEKLSVIMARKHLEAADVALLVIDATEGVTGLDANIGGYAHESGRSVIIVVNKWDEVTTGRMRPDGKDDYEDGKAPADIKAYTEQVRDALKYLDYAPLLFISAKDGINVEEVFKKVQLVARERRKRVTTGQMNRFLDTVEFEKAGVPYNKRLRIYYMTQAAVAPPTFVLFTDRDVKLHFSYERFLENQIRASFKFIGSPIWFKVRARNKKKEE, encoded by the coding sequence ATGGCACAGGAGAAAAAACGGCTCGGCAAGAAACACAGACTGGCGCAGACACGTCCGCACAAGGGCGCGACGCCGAAGGGCGCAAAGGCATCTGCAACATCAGTTGGCGGAGCTTCGCCGAAGGGCCGCAAGACCGTCTCCGCAAAGAAGTCGGCCGCGTTCACGAAGAGCAAGGTCCGCACGCAGTCACCGACGCGCATCAAGGGCAAGGCCGTCACCGGCGCCCAGATGGCCGGAGCTGCACAGCCCGCGGAGAAGGCGCCGTCGAATCGTCCGGTGCGTGGATCGCGTGGCATGGGTGGCGACGAAGGCGTCCGGTCGCGCGTCAATATTGCGTCGCTGAGCGACCCGGAGACGGAAAACGCATTCGCGGCGATGCTGCCGCTGATCGAAGATGTCCAGCGCTCGAGCGATTCCATCGTGGCGCCGCTCTTCGCCATCTGCGGCCGACCGAATGTGGGCAAGAGCACGATCTTTAACCGGCTGACAGGCACCCGCCGCTCCATCGTAGGCGACGAGCCCGGCATCACGCGCGACCGCATCTACGGCGAAGTCGAGTTCGACGGACGCCTGCTGCGCATCGTGGACACCGGCGGCGTTGTGCCTGATGATGAAGCACTCATTCCATCCGAGATCTTCCGGCAGGCGCGCATCGCGCTCGAAGAAGCCGAGGCGATTGTGCAGGTGGTCGACGGGCGCGCGGAGCTGACGCAGCCTGATATCGAACTCGCTCGCATTCTGCTCAAGAGTGGCAAGCCGATCTTCCTGGCCGTAAACAAGATGGACACGGAGAAGATCTCGACCGACGCGGAGAACTTCCGCCAGCTTGGCTTCAAGCAGGTGTTTCCCGTAAGCGGCGAGCACGGCCTTGGCATGGGAGATCTGCTGGAGGCACTCTCTGCAGCGCTGCCGATGGACGAGGTGGAAGAAGTCGAGGACCTCGGCGACATTTATGTCGAAGAGGTAGAAGAGACCGACGAGACGAAGCGTGAGCGCAAACTGCGCAGCCACGGCGAACACATCAGCAAGGAGACGCGCGTCGCGATCATCGGCCGGCCAAACGTTGGCAAGTCGACGCTGCTGAACGCGCTCACCGGCACAGGCCGAGCCATTGTGTCACCCATTGCGGGAACGACGCGCGACGCCGTGGATGAAGTGGTCATGCGGAATGATCACAGCTTCCGCTTCGTCGATACCGCCGGTATTCGTCGCAAAGGCAAGACCACGCTAATGGCGGAGAAGCTCTCGGTCATCATGGCGCGCAAGCATCTTGAGGCGGCGGACGTTGCGCTGCTGGTGATTGATGCGACCGAAGGTGTCACCGGTCTGGACGCGAACATCGGCGGCTACGCGCATGAGAGTGGTCGCAGCGTCATCATTGTCGTCAACAAGTGGGACGAAGTCACGACCGGTCGCATGCGTCCGGACGGCAAGGACGACTACGAGGACGGCAAGGCCCCGGCCGACATCAAGGCCTACACCGAGCAGGTCCGCGATGCTCTGAAGTATCTCGACTATGCACCGCTGCTGTTCATCAGTGCGAAGGACGGCATCAACGTCGAAGAGGTCTTTAAGAAGGTGCAGCTGGTTGCGCGCGAACGTCGCAAGCGCGTCACGACTGGCCAGATGAATCGCTTCCTCGACACGGTCGAGTTCGAGAAGGCCGGAGTACCGTACAACAAGCGTCTGCGGATCTATTACATGACGCAGGCTGCGGTTGCGCCGCCGACGTTCGTGCTGTTCACGGATCGCGACG